A stretch of Haloferax sp. Atlit-12N DNA encodes these proteins:
- a CDS encoding DUF5804 family protein produces the protein MTQVCIVGAEDVHLQYELLSRDTARAALSTYDIAEPFDNSLSVDTVSLGAAVSLLNDLNWYLVRFADFSLVREPSVSTDEWLSRDLARQIRDGAVQPEDTGDHLAIYGVEDGRLVEPMYVTRVDGSVPDYDLRDVERTLVVRVAEDEFGR, from the coding sequence GTGACGCAGGTCTGTATCGTCGGCGCGGAGGACGTCCACCTCCAGTACGAACTGCTGTCGCGCGACACCGCGCGCGCGGCGCTTTCGACCTACGACATCGCAGAACCGTTCGACAACTCGCTTTCGGTCGATACGGTGAGCCTCGGCGCGGCCGTCTCGCTTCTCAACGACCTCAACTGGTATCTCGTCCGATTCGCCGACTTCTCGTTAGTCCGCGAGCCCTCCGTCTCGACCGACGAGTGGCTCTCCCGCGACCTCGCCCGACAGATTCGAGACGGGGCGGTCCAGCCGGAAGACACCGGCGACCACCTCGCCATCTACGGTGTCGAAGACGGCCGCCTCGTCGAGCCGATGTACGTGACGCGCGTCGACGGCTCGGTCCCCGACTACGACCTCAGAGATGTGGAGCGAACGCTCGTCGTCAGAGTCGCGGAAGACGAGTTCGGTCGGTGA
- a CDS encoding PLP-dependent cysteine synthase family protein yields the protein MDDSILDAIGSPLVRVDSPEGSTVAAKIESKNPGGSAKDRPALAMVEAAEEAGDISPGDHLVEPTSGNTGIGLAVVAAAKGYDLTIVMPDSMSPERREIMRAYGATIELVEGDISAAKERADELEAEGMYQLRQFENPANPEAHYRTTAEEILEQVGDRRIDAFVAGIGTGGTISGNGRRLVEEFPSMRVVGVEPAESAVLSGHEVGNNDFQGMGPGFVSPNLDTDLIDDVEIVELADAETECRRLAREEGILVGQSSGASLLAAKRVAERLADPDADDGDQPLVVTVFWDSGERYMSTGMFDQE from the coding sequence ATGGACGACAGTATCCTCGACGCTATCGGGTCGCCGCTGGTCCGCGTCGACTCCCCCGAGGGGTCGACGGTCGCGGCGAAGATAGAGTCGAAGAATCCGGGCGGGTCGGCGAAGGACCGCCCCGCGTTGGCGATGGTCGAGGCGGCCGAGGAAGCGGGCGACATCTCGCCGGGCGACCACCTCGTCGAACCCACGTCCGGGAACACCGGTATCGGACTCGCCGTCGTCGCGGCGGCGAAGGGCTACGACCTGACTATCGTCATGCCGGACTCGATGTCGCCCGAGCGCCGCGAAATCATGCGCGCCTACGGGGCGACCATCGAACTCGTCGAGGGCGACATCTCCGCCGCGAAAGAGCGTGCGGACGAACTCGAAGCCGAGGGCATGTACCAACTCCGGCAGTTCGAGAACCCCGCGAATCCGGAGGCGCACTACCGGACGACCGCCGAGGAGATTCTCGAACAGGTGGGCGACCGCCGCATCGACGCCTTCGTCGCCGGTATCGGCACCGGCGGCACGATTTCGGGCAACGGCCGCCGCCTCGTCGAGGAGTTCCCCTCGATGCGCGTCGTCGGCGTCGAACCCGCCGAGAGCGCCGTCCTCTCGGGCCACGAGGTCGGAAACAACGACTTCCAGGGGATGGGGCCGGGCTTCGTCAGCCCCAACCTCGACACCGACCTCATCGACGACGTGGAAATCGTCGAACTCGCCGACGCCGAGACCGAGTGTCGCCGCCTCGCCCGCGAGGAGGGCATCCTCGTCGGCCAGTCGTCCGGCGCGTCGCTCCTCGCGGCCAAGCGCGTCGCAGAGCGACTCGCCGATCCCGATGCGGACGACGGAGACCAGCCGCTCGTGGTGACGGTTTTCTGGGACTCCGGCGAGCGCTACATGTCCACCGGGATGTTCGACCAAGAATAG
- a CDS encoding sensor histidine kinase, translating into MEDTDPELYREAFRSADIPMLIADTNFAFRDINDAGLEFLGYDYDDIVGESVGLIAADEEIYYEIVEQMIAGETWSGEFMARRKDQQVVYGQGFASPMVVDGDVEGFLAFFVDTTKQRRYENASEVLNRLLRHDLRNELNIVYGYTQQVASRIDDEQALKELDLVQEKVLEIVHKSERARDLREHLERSHDVSNHPVRLDVVLNNKIVDAMIEFPDAEFEFGSFPEVEVIGDDLLGEAIECLLENAVMHNDKETPCVEVSADRDGGFVIVRVADNGPGVPEEHRDLIFGREEYDQLHHGTGISLFFADNVISSYNGTIWVEDREDGDGAVFCVRLQEQSTVDD; encoded by the coding sequence ATGGAGGATACCGACCCGGAACTGTATCGCGAGGCCTTTCGAAGTGCGGATATCCCCATGTTGATTGCGGATACGAATTTCGCTTTTCGTGACATTAACGACGCCGGGTTGGAGTTCCTCGGCTACGACTACGACGACATCGTCGGCGAGTCGGTCGGACTCATCGCCGCCGACGAGGAGATATACTACGAAATCGTCGAGCAGATGATCGCCGGCGAGACGTGGTCCGGGGAGTTCATGGCGCGGCGGAAAGACCAGCAGGTCGTCTACGGGCAGGGGTTCGCCAGCCCGATGGTCGTCGACGGCGACGTGGAGGGGTTTCTCGCCTTCTTCGTCGACACGACCAAACAGCGTCGCTACGAGAACGCATCAGAAGTGCTCAACCGCCTCCTCCGGCACGACCTCCGAAACGAACTCAACATCGTCTACGGCTACACCCAGCAGGTGGCCAGCCGAATCGACGACGAGCAGGCGCTGAAGGAACTCGACCTCGTCCAGGAGAAGGTCCTCGAAATCGTCCACAAGTCCGAGCGCGCCCGCGACCTCCGCGAGCACCTCGAACGCTCCCACGACGTGTCCAACCACCCGGTCCGTCTCGACGTGGTGTTGAACAACAAAATCGTCGACGCCATGATAGAGTTCCCGGACGCCGAGTTCGAGTTCGGGTCGTTCCCCGAGGTCGAGGTCATCGGCGACGACCTCCTCGGCGAGGCAATCGAGTGTCTGCTCGAAAACGCGGTCATGCACAACGACAAGGAGACGCCGTGCGTCGAGGTCTCGGCCGACCGTGACGGCGGCTTCGTTATCGTCCGCGTCGCCGACAACGGCCCGGGCGTCCCCGAGGAACACCGCGACCTCATCTTCGGCCGCGAGGAGTACGACCAACTGCACCACGGCACGGGTATCAGCCTCTTTTTCGCCGACAACGTCATCTCGTCGTACAACGGCACCATCTGGGTCGAAGACCGCGAGGACGGCGACGGTGCGGTCTTCTGCGTCCGCCTGCAGGAACAGTCCACGGTCGACGACTGA
- the thiI gene encoding tRNA uracil 4-sulfurtransferase ThiI → MNQTAHVVLVGYGEVGTKSSSVRAKMEAKLRTNLQAVLDDRSLSGRVEREWSRLLVRDVADADAVAAACAEVPGVVWARPCVACDPVLDDIVTVCRGLATDHPDGAAFAIDADRIGDADQHEFTSSDLEREAGSAVVEATGAPVDLDDPDRTYRIECREETAYLSVRRFDGPGGLPLGTQGRAVSLVSGGIDSPVATWELMRRGCEIVPVYIDLGDYGGADHRARAIETVRTIARRAPNADMRVHVVPAGDVVERLMDTVEDTRMLSLRRAMLAIAAEVATDEHAHSIVTGESLGQKSSQTGENLAVTEAAVDYPVHRPLLTRDKTDIVAAARDLGTYDDSTLPVGCERVAPSFPETNASLSAVEAAEPDDLLDLAGEVARERVVVSPDGE, encoded by the coding sequence GTGAATCAGACGGCGCACGTCGTCCTCGTCGGCTACGGCGAGGTGGGCACGAAGAGTTCGAGCGTCCGGGCGAAGATGGAGGCCAAACTGCGGACGAACCTCCAAGCGGTTCTCGACGACCGCTCGCTCTCGGGCCGCGTCGAGCGGGAGTGGTCCCGCCTGCTCGTCCGCGACGTGGCCGACGCCGACGCCGTCGCGGCCGCCTGCGCCGAGGTGCCGGGCGTCGTCTGGGCGCGCCCCTGCGTCGCCTGTGACCCCGTCCTCGACGACATCGTCACGGTCTGTCGCGGCCTCGCGACCGACCACCCCGACGGGGCGGCGTTCGCCATCGACGCCGACCGCATCGGCGACGCCGACCAACACGAGTTCACGAGTTCCGACCTCGAACGCGAGGCCGGGAGCGCCGTCGTCGAGGCGACCGGCGCGCCCGTGGACCTCGACGACCCCGACCGGACCTACCGAATCGAGTGCCGCGAGGAGACGGCCTATCTCTCCGTGCGGCGGTTCGACGGCCCCGGCGGACTCCCGCTCGGAACGCAGGGACGGGCCGTCTCGCTCGTCTCCGGCGGTATCGACTCGCCAGTCGCGACGTGGGAACTGATGCGCCGCGGCTGTGAAATCGTCCCCGTCTACATCGACTTGGGCGACTACGGCGGCGCGGACCACCGCGCGCGCGCCATCGAGACGGTGCGGACCATCGCCCGTCGCGCCCCGAACGCGGACATGCGAGTACACGTCGTCCCGGCCGGTGACGTGGTCGAGCGACTGATGGACACCGTCGAGGACACCCGGATGCTCTCGCTTCGGCGCGCCATGCTCGCCATCGCCGCCGAGGTGGCCACCGACGAACACGCCCACTCAATCGTGACCGGGGAGTCGCTCGGCCAGAAGTCGAGTCAGACCGGCGAGAACCTCGCCGTCACCGAGGCCGCGGTCGACTACCCCGTCCACCGCCCGCTTTTGACCCGCGACAAGACCGACATCGTCGCGGCCGCCCGCGACCTCGGCACCTACGACGACTCGACGCTCCCCGTCGGGTGCGAGCGCGTCGCGCCGAGTTTCCCCGAGACGAACGCCTCGCTGTCGGCCGTCGAGGCCGCGGAACCCGACGACCTGTTGGACCTCGCGGGTGAGGTCGCCCGCGAGCGGGTGGTCGTCTCGCCCGACGGCGAGTGA
- a CDS encoding thioredoxin domain-containing protein: MSDPVGRNRLDDEQSPYLRQHADNPVNWQPWDETALDAAREVDKPIFLSVGYSACHWCHVMADESFSDPGIAEVLNEHFVPVKVDREERPDLDRIYQTICQLVTGGGGWPLSVWLTPEGKPFFVGTYFPPEPRRGAPGFRDLVESFAESWRTDRDEIENRAEQWTSAITDRLEETPDVPGEAPGSEVLDTTVQAALRGADRDHGGFGGDGPKFPQPGRIDALLRGYAVSGRREALDVARQSLDAMANGGLRDHLGGGFHRYCVDREWTVPHFEKMLYDQAGLASRYLDAARLTGNESYATVAAETFEFVRRELSHDDGGFFATLDAQSGGEEGTFYVWTPDDVRDLLPELDADLFCDRYGVTPGGNFERKTTVLNVSATTAELADEYDLDESEVEARLEKARKALFAAREGRERPARDEKVLAGWNGLMISAFAQGSVVLEDDSLADDARRALDFVRERLWDDETETLSRRVMNDEVKGDGYLEDYAFLARGAFDLYQATGDLAPLSFALDLARATRREFYDADAGTLYFTPESGESLVTRPQEPTDQSTPSSLGVATSLFLDLEQFAPDADFGEVADAVLGSFANRVRGSPLEHVSLALAAEKAASGVPELTVAANEVPDEWRETLASRYLPGLVVSRRPGTDEELDAWLDELGLDEAPPIWAGREAADDEPTVYACENFTCSAPTHDLDEALAWFTAGEGA, from the coding sequence ATGTCCGACCCGGTGGGACGCAACCGACTCGACGACGAGCAGAGCCCGTACCTCCGCCAGCACGCCGACAATCCGGTCAACTGGCAACCGTGGGACGAGACGGCGCTCGACGCCGCCCGCGAGGTGGACAAGCCCATCTTCCTCTCGGTCGGCTACTCGGCGTGCCACTGGTGTCACGTCATGGCCGACGAGAGCTTCTCGGACCCCGGAATCGCCGAGGTGCTCAACGAGCACTTCGTCCCGGTGAAGGTCGACCGCGAGGAGCGCCCCGACCTCGACCGCATCTACCAGACCATCTGCCAACTCGTCACCGGCGGCGGCGGGTGGCCGCTTTCGGTCTGGCTCACGCCCGAGGGCAAGCCCTTCTTCGTCGGGACGTACTTCCCGCCGGAACCCCGACGCGGCGCACCCGGCTTCCGCGACCTCGTCGAGAGCTTCGCCGAGTCGTGGCGGACCGACCGCGACGAGATAGAAAACCGCGCCGAGCAGTGGACGAGCGCCATCACCGACCGACTGGAGGAGACGCCCGACGTTCCCGGCGAAGCCCCCGGTTCGGAAGTTCTCGACACGACCGTGCAGGCCGCGCTCCGCGGCGCTGACCGCGACCACGGCGGCTTCGGCGGCGACGGGCCGAAATTCCCCCAACCCGGTCGCATCGACGCCCTGCTCCGCGGCTACGCCGTCTCCGGCCGCCGCGAGGCGCTCGACGTGGCTCGCCAGAGCCTCGACGCGATGGCCAATGGCGGCCTCCGCGACCATCTCGGCGGCGGCTTCCACCGCTACTGCGTCGACCGCGAGTGGACCGTCCCGCACTTCGAGAAGATGCTGTACGACCAGGCCGGCCTCGCCTCGCGGTACCTCGACGCCGCCCGACTCACGGGCAACGAGTCCTATGCGACCGTCGCCGCCGAGACGTTCGAGTTCGTCCGCCGCGAACTCAGCCACGACGACGGCGGCTTCTTCGCCACCCTCGACGCCCAGTCCGGCGGCGAGGAGGGTACCTTCTACGTCTGGACGCCCGACGACGTGCGCGACCTCCTCCCCGAACTCGACGCCGACCTCTTTTGCGACCGCTACGGCGTCACGCCCGGCGGCAACTTCGAGCGCAAGACGACCGTCCTGAACGTCTCGGCGACGACCGCCGAACTCGCCGACGAGTACGACCTCGACGAGTCCGAGGTGGAAGCCCGACTCGAAAAGGCCCGGAAAGCGCTGTTCGCCGCCCGTGAGGGACGCGAACGGCCCGCCCGCGACGAGAAGGTGCTCGCCGGCTGGAACGGCCTGATGATTTCGGCGTTCGCGCAGGGGTCGGTCGTCCTCGAAGACGACTCGCTCGCTGACGACGCCCGTCGCGCCCTCGACTTCGTGCGCGAGCGCCTCTGGGACGACGAGACCGAGACGCTCTCACGGCGCGTGATGAACGACGAGGTGAAAGGCGACGGCTACCTCGAAGACTACGCCTTCCTCGCGCGCGGCGCGTTCGACCTCTATCAGGCGACCGGCGACCTCGCCCCGCTCTCGTTCGCGCTCGACCTCGCGCGGGCGACTCGCCGCGAGTTCTACGACGCCGACGCGGGCACGCTCTACTTTACCCCCGAGAGCGGCGAGTCGCTCGTCACCCGCCCGCAGGAGCCGACCGACCAGTCCACGCCGTCGAGCCTCGGCGTCGCCACGTCGCTGTTCTTGGACCTCGAACAGTTCGCGCCGGACGCCGACTTCGGCGAGGTCGCGGACGCGGTCCTCGGGTCGTTCGCCAACCGCGTCCGCGGCAGTCCGCTCGAACACGTCTCGCTCGCGCTCGCCGCCGAGAAGGCCGCCAGCGGCGTCCCCGAACTCACCGTCGCCGCCAACGAAGTGCCTGACGAGTGGCGCGAGACGCTCGCCTCGCGGTATCTCCCCGGCCTCGTCGTCTCCCGTCGCCCCGGCACCGACGAGGAACTCGACGCGTGGCTGGACGAACTCGGACTTGACGAGGCCCCGCCAATCTGGGCCGGCCGCGAAGCGGCCGACGACGAACCGACCGTCTACGCCTGCGAGAACTTCACCTGCTCCGCGCCGACCCACGACCTCGACGAGGCGCTGGCGTGGTTCACGGCGGGCGAAGGTGCGTAA
- a CDS encoding DapH/DapD/GlmU-related protein, which translates to MTDDDAAPADGDARRHDRIQHHPTPGPRNSLQYWTDAKPVWRVMLNYVFVLVARIAPSLKLRNWALRRIGVTVGAGVSWGLEATPDVFWPELITIEDDAIIGYDSVILCHEFLQDEYRTGEVVVGERAMIGAKATILPGVRIGEGAQVAANSLVTRDVPAGETVAGVPARPMSGDETDGE; encoded by the coding sequence GTGACCGACGACGATGCCGCACCGGCGGACGGTGACGCCCGCCGACACGACCGAATCCAGCACCACCCGACGCCCGGCCCGCGGAACTCGCTGCAGTACTGGACCGACGCCAAGCCCGTCTGGCGCGTGATGCTCAACTACGTGTTCGTCCTCGTGGCGCGCATCGCGCCGTCGCTCAAACTTCGAAACTGGGCGCTCAGACGCATCGGTGTCACCGTCGGGGCGGGCGTCTCGTGGGGGCTCGAAGCGACGCCCGACGTGTTCTGGCCGGAACTCATCACCATCGAAGACGACGCCATCATCGGCTACGATTCGGTCATTCTCTGTCACGAGTTCCTGCAAGACGAGTACCGGACCGGCGAGGTCGTCGTCGGCGAGCGCGCCATGATTGGCGCGAAGGCCACCATCCTCCCGGGCGTCCGCATCGGTGAAGGGGCGCAGGTCGCGGCGAACTCGCTCGTCACGCGCGACGTGCCCGCGGGAGAGACGGTCGCCGGCGTGCCCGCGAGGCCGATGTCCGGCGACGAGACTGACGGAGAGTAA
- a CDS encoding thioredoxin family protein, protein MAEAETLETMQPNPAWDAASYPDVVDTLAAADYTFKVWGGDWCGDCRGQLPDFAAALDAAGVPAERIDHYPVEKADDGSKVGPLVEEYDIELIPTVVVELDGDEVARFVEEEDVPIAVYLAERLSN, encoded by the coding sequence ATGGCCGAAGCCGAGACGCTCGAAACGATGCAACCGAACCCCGCGTGGGACGCGGCGTCCTACCCCGACGTGGTCGACACCCTCGCGGCCGCAGACTACACGTTCAAGGTCTGGGGCGGCGACTGGTGCGGCGACTGCCGCGGACAGCTCCCCGACTTCGCGGCGGCCCTCGACGCCGCCGGCGTCCCCGCCGAGCGAATCGACCACTACCCCGTCGAGAAGGCCGACGACGGCTCGAAGGTCGGCCCGCTCGTCGAGGAGTACGACATTGAACTCATCCCCACGGTCGTCGTCGAACTCGACGGCGATGAGGTCGCCCGTTTCGTCGAAGAAGAAGACGTTCCGATTGCGGTCTACCTCGCAGAGCGGCTCTCGAACTGA
- the purD gene encoding phosphoribosylamine--glycine ligase — MSETVLLVGGGGREHAIARALAPDCDLYACASNRNPGIAALAEDFETISETAAEDIVAYAESVGATLAVVGPESGLAAGVSDALDDAGIYTFGPQAAEARIETDKAFQRQFMRDEAIPGNPDFATFDDMEAACDYIDDYDGDLAVKPAGLTGGKGVKVIGDQVTPEEAKAYLLDSDYERVVLEERLVGEEFTIQAFVANGEFRVSPAVQDHKRAYEGDEGPNTGGMGSYTDVSPSLPFMADGDYEAAVEVIEAVVEALPDYKGILYGQFMLTTEGPKVIEFNARFGDPEAMNTLPVLETPFIDVLTAAREGESLPELDFAEAATVCKYAVPEGYPTDPEAGAEITVEVDENAGALLFYASVDDREDGLYTTTSRSFAVVGVADSIAEAEELAEDALADAGEGFHIRHDIGTAALVQRRIDHMAELRGE, encoded by the coding sequence ATGAGCGAGACCGTCCTTCTCGTCGGCGGCGGCGGCCGCGAGCACGCGATTGCCCGCGCGCTGGCCCCCGACTGCGACCTGTACGCCTGCGCCAGCAACCGAAACCCCGGCATCGCCGCCCTCGCCGAGGACTTCGAGACGATTTCGGAGACCGCCGCCGAGGACATCGTCGCCTACGCCGAGTCCGTCGGCGCGACGCTCGCGGTCGTCGGCCCGGAATCCGGCCTCGCGGCCGGCGTCTCTGACGCCCTCGACGACGCCGGCATCTACACGTTCGGCCCGCAGGCGGCCGAGGCGCGCATCGAGACGGACAAGGCGTTCCAGCGGCAGTTCATGCGCGACGAGGCGATTCCGGGCAACCCCGACTTCGCCACCTTCGACGACATGGAGGCCGCCTGCGACTACATCGACGACTACGACGGCGACCTCGCGGTCAAGCCCGCGGGCCTCACCGGCGGCAAGGGCGTGAAGGTCATCGGCGACCAGGTGACGCCCGAGGAGGCGAAGGCGTACCTCCTCGATTCGGACTACGAGCGCGTCGTCCTCGAAGAGCGCCTCGTCGGCGAGGAGTTCACGATTCAGGCGTTCGTCGCCAACGGCGAGTTCCGCGTCAGCCCCGCCGTGCAGGACCACAAGCGCGCCTACGAGGGCGACGAGGGGCCGAACACCGGCGGCATGGGGAGCTACACCGACGTGTCTCCCTCCCTGCCGTTCATGGCCGACGGCGACTACGAGGCCGCCGTCGAGGTCATCGAGGCCGTCGTCGAGGCGCTGCCGGACTACAAGGGCATCCTCTACGGTCAGTTCATGCTCACGACCGAGGGCCCGAAGGTCATCGAGTTCAACGCCCGCTTCGGCGACCCCGAGGCGATGAACACGCTGCCGGTCCTCGAAACGCCCTTCATCGACGTGCTCACGGCCGCCCGCGAGGGCGAGTCCCTGCCCGAACTCGACTTCGCCGAGGCCGCCACGGTCTGTAAGTACGCCGTCCCCGAGGGCTACCCGACGGACCCCGAGGCCGGCGCGGAAATCACGGTCGAAGTGGACGAGAACGCCGGCGCGCTGCTGTTCTACGCGAGCGTCGACGACCGCGAGGACGGCCTGTACACGACGACCTCCCGGTCGTTCGCCGTGGTCGGCGTCGCCGACAGCATCGCCGAGGCGGAGGAACTCGCGGAGGACGCGCTCGCCGACGCCGGCGAGGGCTTCCACATCCGCCACGACATCGGTACGGCGGCGCTCGTCCAGCGTCGCATCGACCACATGGCCGAACTCCGCGGCGAGTAG
- the ppk1 gene encoding polyphosphate kinase 1 yields the protein MTDELPADIDLADPQYYLNRELSELEFQSRVLNEALDDRNPLLERVRFLSIFTKNLDEFFMKRVGGLKQQIDAGVTERTTDGRTPREQWEEAIDKARPMFERQAECYREEIRPALADAGIRICDYDDLTPDQRAEMRDYFELSVLPTLTPLSFDPAHPFPFISNLSLSLAVVTRDDDGDQTFTRVKIPQNRPRLVEVETDGDEVRYVLLEEVIRANLDLLFPNVEVVDTAVFKLTRNAEVRRNEEVAEDLIDMIEEVLEQRRFATVVRLEIEADAPEAARDLLVEQLDLDDREVFELRGPLDYRELMDLTDLDRPDLSLESWTPQSHPRFSDLDATDAGIGPGASASEAAAEDGDTIFDEIRRKDVLLHHPYHSFGDTVQEFLDEAANDPNVLAIKAAIYRTASDSKIIEALIDAADNGKQVAAMVELKARFDEQNNLEWVRRLEEEGIHVAYGTIGLKTHTKTALVVREEEDGVRLYSHVATGNYHSGTAKGYVDLGVLTADRDIGQDLVKVFNFFTGPSLDEEFRKLLIAPVTMRNEFTKCIRREAEHARAGRDARIVAKMNALEDPGIVEELYEASMAGVDIDLLVRDICRLRPGLEGVSETVTVRSVVDRFLEHSRIFYFENAGDPDYYIGSADWMTRNLDKRVEAIAPVEDPDIREQLRFILELGFADNRKAWEMHADGTYDQRDPGDGHEISMQKILMEQTLAASNTPGVHRGISASHPDVPETLLVESHPSVMAPRDGAATADANEGEGEDETEAEAGDESDTEAATESATEPAADAATDPVVAAGTGAPKNGDPQHVLDDFPEKWYVPSSRHYEYAVRTPDGDRDYRKTAEAAARLVEKYYVEQSE from the coding sequence ATGACCGACGAGTTGCCAGCCGACATCGACCTTGCAGACCCCCAGTACTATCTCAACCGCGAGCTGAGCGAACTGGAGTTCCAGTCGCGCGTGCTCAACGAAGCCCTCGACGACCGGAACCCGCTTCTCGAACGAGTCCGATTTCTCTCTATCTTCACGAAGAACCTAGACGAGTTCTTCATGAAGCGCGTCGGCGGGTTGAAACAGCAGATAGACGCCGGTGTGACGGAGCGGACGACCGACGGCCGGACGCCCCGCGAGCAGTGGGAGGAGGCCATCGACAAGGCCCGGCCCATGTTCGAGCGACAGGCCGAGTGCTACCGCGAGGAGATTCGCCCGGCGCTCGCCGACGCGGGAATCCGCATCTGCGACTACGACGACCTGACGCCCGACCAGCGGGCGGAGATGCGCGACTACTTCGAGCTCTCGGTGTTGCCGACGCTCACGCCGCTGTCGTTCGACCCGGCGCACCCGTTCCCGTTCATCTCGAACCTCTCGCTGTCGCTCGCGGTCGTCACCCGCGACGACGACGGCGACCAGACGTTCACGCGCGTGAAGATTCCGCAGAACCGCCCGCGCCTCGTGGAGGTCGAGACCGACGGCGACGAGGTTCGGTACGTCCTCCTTGAGGAGGTCATCCGCGCCAACCTCGACCTGCTGTTCCCGAACGTCGAGGTCGTCGACACCGCGGTGTTCAAACTGACGCGGAACGCCGAAGTCCGCCGCAACGAGGAGGTCGCGGAGGACCTCATCGACATGATAGAGGAGGTGCTCGAACAGCGCCGCTTCGCCACCGTGGTCCGCCTCGAAATCGAGGCCGACGCGCCCGAGGCCGCGCGGGACCTCCTCGTCGAGCAGTTGGACCTCGACGACCGCGAGGTGTTCGAACTCCGCGGGCCGCTCGACTACCGCGAACTGATGGACCTCACGGACCTCGACCGGCCGGACCTCTCGCTGGAGTCGTGGACGCCGCAGTCGCACCCGCGATTTTCGGACCTCGACGCGACGGACGCGGGAATCGGTCCGGGCGCGTCGGCCAGCGAGGCTGCCGCCGAAGACGGCGACACCATCTTCGACGAGATTCGCCGCAAGGACGTGCTGTTGCACCACCCGTACCACTCGTTCGGCGACACCGTCCAGGAGTTCCTCGACGAGGCCGCCAACGACCCCAACGTGTTGGCAATCAAGGCCGCCATCTACCGGACGGCCTCGGACTCGAAAATCATCGAGGCGCTCATCGACGCCGCCGACAACGGCAAGCAGGTCGCGGCGATGGTCGAACTCAAAGCGCGGTTCGACGAGCAGAACAACCTCGAATGGGTCCGTCGCCTCGAAGAGGAGGGCATCCACGTCGCCTACGGTACCATCGGCCTGAAGACGCACACGAAGACGGCGCTCGTCGTCCGCGAGGAGGAAGACGGCGTCCGCCTCTACTCTCACGTCGCCACCGGAAACTACCACTCCGGGACCGCGAAGGGTTACGTCGACCTCGGCGTCCTCACCGCCGACCGCGACATCGGACAGGACCTCGTGAAGGTGTTCAACTTCTTCACCGGCCCCTCGTTGGACGAGGAGTTCCGAAAGCTCCTCATCGCGCCCGTGACGATGCGAAACGAGTTCACGAAGTGCATCCGCCGGGAGGCCGAACACGCTCGCGCCGGCCGCGACGCCCGCATCGTCGCCAAGATGAACGCCCTCGAAGACCCGGGCATCGTCGAGGAACTGTACGAGGCCTCGATGGCCGGGGTCGACATCGACCTGCTCGTCCGCGACATCTGTCGGCTCCGCCCCGGTCTGGAGGGCGTCTCGGAGACCGTCACAGTTCGGAGCGTCGTGGACCGCTTCCTCGAACACTCCCGCATCTTCTACTTCGAGAACGCGGGCGACCCGGACTACTACATCGGCTCCGCCGACTGGATGACCCGCAACCTCGACAAGCGCGTGGAAGCCATCGCGCCCGTCGAGGACCCAGACATCCGCGAGCAGTTGCGGTTCATCCTCGAACTCGGCTTCGCGGACAACCGGAAGGCGTGGGAGATGCACGCCGACGGCACCTACGACCAGCGCGACCCGGGCGACGGCCACGAGATTAGCATGCAGAAGATTCTGATGGAACAGACGCTCGCGGCGTCGAACACGCCCGGTGTCCACCGCGGCATCTCGGCGTCACACCCCGACGTTCCCGAGACGCTCCTCGTGGAGTCCCACCCGTCCGTGATGGCTCCCCGAGACGGGGCGGCGACTGCGGATGCGAACGAGGGTGAGGGCGAGGATGAGACTGAGGCCGAAGCCGGGGACGAGAGCGACACCGAAGCCGCAACCGAATCTGCAACCGAACCTGCCGCCGACGCCGCCACCGACCCCGTCGTCGCGGCGGGCACGGGCGCGCCGAAGAACGGCGACCCGCAGCACGTCCTCGACGACTTCCCCGAGAAGTGGTACGTGCCGAGCAGTCGGCACTACGAGTACGCGGTTCGGACGCCGGACGGCGACCGCGACTACCGGAAGACGGCCGAGGCGGCCGCGCGACTGGTCGAGAAGTACTACGTCGAGCAGTCGGAGTAA